The following are encoded together in the Leuconostoc mesenteroides subsp. mesenteroides ATCC 8293 genome:
- a CDS encoding MrcB family domain-containing protein — protein MTIRDILEKILNNYLQEKDKSFKNNEFARLLRSGLKEAVSDDFLAGNIRTKGSAGKGNWATVPWIGLFDAAISTSATKGFDIVYLFSPDMSSVYLSLNQGWTFFNDTYGRNEKNNISKVSRYWQSTLANRTDRMTTEPIDLTSSLQNKNNLVSGYELGNIFSIKYDSDNLPDNDQLLIDLKDMLFCLNEIKADLINEKNLQQNIDYILSLDLNLNPLLNNNNIKKIAKKIPKIELTETDSKVKEPDKKGRTIDYDALQKQNSMIGFLGEEIVLKYEKNILSNVPDLSQRIEHVSQTKGDGLGYDILSFDSQGNEIFIEVKTTTQGKNTPFYMTSNEVNFANKHPDNYFLYRVYNFGNLVEMNNIEFFKIAGSQMKNIDLQPVSFMASANYIGS, from the coding sequence ATGACAATACGTGACATATTAGAGAAAATTCTAAATAACTATTTACAAGAAAAAGACAAGTCTTTCAAAAATAACGAATTTGCTAGACTTTTGAGAAGTGGATTAAAAGAGGCAGTAAGTGATGATTTTCTAGCTGGAAATATCAGAACAAAGGGATCAGCAGGGAAAGGGAATTGGGCTACAGTTCCATGGATTGGTTTATTTGATGCAGCTATATCTACTTCTGCAACAAAAGGATTTGATATTGTTTACTTGTTTTCACCAGATATGAGTAGTGTTTATTTATCACTGAATCAAGGGTGGACCTTCTTTAATGATACGTACGGTAGAAATGAAAAAAACAACATTAGCAAAGTTTCAAGATATTGGCAAAGTACACTAGCTAATAGAACAGATCGTATGACAACTGAACCTATTGATCTAACTAGTTCTTTACAAAATAAAAATAACTTAGTATCAGGTTATGAATTAGGAAATATTTTTAGTATCAAATATGATAGTGATAATTTACCCGATAACGATCAACTATTAATTGACTTAAAAGATATGTTGTTTTGTTTAAATGAAATTAAAGCTGATTTAATTAATGAAAAAAATCTTCAGCAAAATATTGACTATATACTATCATTAGATTTGAACTTGAATCCATTGTTGAATAACAATAACATTAAAAAAATAGCTAAAAAAATACCAAAAATCGAGCTGACAGAAACTGACTCAAAAGTAAAAGAACCAGATAAAAAAGGCCGTACAATTGATTACGATGCACTCCAGAAACAGAACTCAATGATTGGATTTTTGGGCGAGGAAATTGTTTTGAAGTACGAAAAGAATATATTAAGTAATGTTCCTGATTTATCCCAAAGAATTGAACACGTTTCCCAAACTAAAGGAGACGGCTTAGGGTATGATATTCTTTCTTTTGATAGCCAAGGAAATGAAATTTTTATTGAAGTAAAGACCACTACTCAAGGCAAAAACACACCATTTTATATGACTAGCAACGAAGTGAATTTTGCAAACAAGCATCCTGATAATTATTTCCTATATAGAGTATATAATTTCGGTAATTTAGTAGAAATGAATAATATTGAATTCTTTAAAATAGCTGGCAGCCAAATGAAGAATATTGATTTGCAACCAGTAAGCTTTATGGCAAGTGCCAATTATATTGGTAGTTAA
- a CDS encoding KAP family P-loop NTPase fold protein: MFNPDVPIKSSNDDLLDRKQFAKQLARSILDYKQSDSFNIGLYGKWGSGKTSVLNMTVEYLLDLSKNDVNKPEIIRFNPWMFTDESQLINQFFKQLSSNFIGKKDKKKLGDQLQILGDVLGLTTFVPGVGILGTAASKLLNIFGKTLSNSALNKNIQKIKDDLVSEIKKNNIKFIILIDDIDRLSTIDIQSVFKLVQSIADFPNTIYLLAFDYDIVTRALEEVQKDNGESYLEKIIQTPFNLPVISEVKITQIFISELNKIFKNIPEDKFDTNAWAELLHGSISYYLQSLRDLARLNNTIGSGANSVRDDHLTSY, from the coding sequence ATGTTCAATCCTGATGTTCCAATTAAATCATCCAATGATGATCTACTCGACAGAAAACAATTTGCTAAGCAGCTAGCTCGATCAATTTTAGATTATAAGCAGAGTGATAGTTTTAACATTGGCCTGTACGGCAAATGGGGATCTGGTAAAACTTCTGTGTTAAACATGACAGTGGAATACTTATTAGATTTAAGTAAAAATGATGTAAACAAACCGGAAATTATTAGGTTCAATCCTTGGATGTTTACGGACGAAAGCCAATTAATTAATCAATTTTTCAAGCAACTTTCAAGCAATTTTATAGGAAAAAAAGATAAAAAGAAATTAGGAGATCAATTACAAATATTAGGTGATGTTTTGGGATTAACAACGTTTGTCCCAGGAGTAGGGATTCTAGGTACAGCTGCCTCTAAATTACTAAATATTTTCGGAAAAACATTATCAAATAGTGCGCTAAATAAAAATATACAGAAAATTAAAGATGATTTAGTTTCTGAAATTAAAAAAAACAATATAAAATTTATTATTTTAATTGATGATATTGATCGGTTGTCAACTATCGATATCCAAAGTGTTTTTAAATTAGTCCAGTCTATTGCCGATTTTCCTAATACCATTTACTTATTAGCTTTTGATTATGATATTGTAACTCGTGCTCTTGAAGAAGTTCAAAAAGATAATGGAGAAAGTTATTTAGAAAAAATAATACAAACACCTTTTAATCTACCTGTAATTAGTGAAGTAAAAATAACGCAAATTTTTATTAGTGAATTGAATAAGATATTTAAAAACATACCAGAAGATAAGTTTGATACTAATGCTTGGGCAGAACTTCTACATGGGAGCATAAGTTATTATCTTCAATCATTAAGAGATTTAGCGAGATTAAATAACACTATCGGATCTGGTGCAAACAGTGTGAGAGATGACCATCTAACCAGCTATTGA
- a CDS encoding ribonuclease H: MATIHLYLASTNHQSTNITATTPAAWVVILRYADHQKALNDGGYGHTETSLALSALTTALATLKRHDLPVHIHTTTEQVAAVISEQRYLSWQQNNWDVPEADQPDLPQWQTLIPIIEEFPNLTITYHPVDDPAMTTATTTLTAVMTKL, translated from the coding sequence ATGGCTACGATTCATCTTTACCTTGCAAGTACCAACCACCAATCGACCAACATCACCGCAACAACCCCCGCTGCCTGGGTCGTCATTCTGAGATATGCTGACCATCAAAAAGCGCTAAACGACGGTGGCTACGGACATACCGAAACTTCACTGGCCTTGAGTGCTCTGACCACCGCACTCGCCACGTTGAAACGTCATGATTTACCCGTTCATATTCACACCACAACTGAACAAGTGGCGGCGGTTATTAGCGAACAACGTTATTTAAGCTGGCAGCAAAACAACTGGGACGTTCCCGAAGCCGACCAACCAGACCTACCCCAATGGCAAACGCTGATTCCCATTATCGAAGAATTTCCCAACCTCACCATCACCTACCACCCCGTGGACGATCCCGCGATGACCACCGCAACGACTACGCTAACGGCGGTGATGACGAAGCTATAA
- a CDS encoding ABC transporter permease/substrate-binding protein gives MQTLIQTFIDRRGDLLTALWQHLGISLASLVIAMVIAIPLAIWVVRRPRCAEGLLQLTSVLQTIPSLALLGLLIPLVGIGTVPAVIALVIYALLPIFQNTYLGISEIDASIEETADAFGMSRMRKLFKVELPIALPQIISGIRTALVLIIGTATLAALIGAGGLGTFIMLGIDRNDTSLLLIGAISSALLAILLSALVRWFQTAKPRHALIVFVGILALLGGGGAYSVYANRVETITIAGKLGSEPEILINMYKQLIEAEDEHVHVTLKPNFGKTTFLFSALKNNQVDIYPEFTGSVLETLGKGNNPAGQTANQTYQLAKQRLAKQEQMTYLKPMQYNNTYALAVTKKFQQEHHLKTISDLTQVESILKPGMTLEFIDRNDGLKGIKKTYGLDVTAKSMEPALRYEAISKGKINLVDAYATDSELRQYHLALLKDNKHFFPTYQGAPLMKTSFANKHPKVVKALNKLAGKISETDMQEMNYEVNVKKQSASTVAHRYLVKHGLLKEGR, from the coding sequence ATGCAGACATTAATACAGACGTTTATAGATCGACGCGGGGATTTGCTGACTGCGCTATGGCAACACTTGGGGATTTCATTAGCATCATTAGTCATCGCAATGGTAATTGCGATTCCGTTGGCTATTTGGGTCGTTCGACGACCACGGTGTGCCGAGGGATTATTACAGCTCACGAGTGTCTTACAGACGATTCCGTCTTTGGCACTGTTAGGGTTATTGATTCCGTTAGTTGGGATTGGAACGGTGCCAGCAGTAATTGCGCTGGTGATCTATGCTTTACTGCCAATTTTTCAAAATACTTATTTGGGTATCTCAGAAATTGACGCCTCAATTGAAGAGACCGCCGATGCCTTTGGGATGTCACGAATGCGTAAGTTGTTTAAAGTTGAACTACCCATTGCCCTACCACAGATCATTTCTGGGATTCGGACCGCGCTCGTCTTAATTATTGGGACGGCTACTTTGGCCGCTTTGATTGGTGCTGGGGGTCTCGGGACCTTTATCATGCTCGGTATTGACCGTAATGATACCTCGTTATTATTGATTGGGGCTATCTCATCAGCATTGTTAGCAATTCTGCTGAGTGCGCTCGTTCGGTGGTTTCAAACGGCTAAACCACGCCACGCCTTAATTGTCTTTGTCGGTATTTTAGCTTTACTAGGTGGTGGCGGGGCTTATAGTGTTTATGCCAATCGAGTTGAAACAATTACGATTGCAGGTAAACTCGGTTCTGAACCAGAAATCTTGATTAATATGTATAAGCAGCTGATTGAAGCTGAAGATGAGCATGTTCATGTGACGCTCAAGCCTAACTTTGGCAAGACCACGTTCTTATTCAGCGCGTTAAAGAATAATCAGGTTGATATTTATCCTGAATTTACTGGCTCGGTGCTGGAGACCTTAGGTAAGGGGAATAACCCAGCTGGTCAAACAGCTAACCAGACCTATCAGCTCGCCAAACAGCGCCTCGCTAAACAGGAACAAATGACTTACTTGAAGCCGATGCAGTATAACAATACGTACGCATTGGCAGTGACTAAGAAATTTCAACAAGAACATCATTTGAAGACAATCAGCGACTTAACGCAAGTTGAATCGATTCTGAAACCCGGAATGACCCTAGAGTTTATTGATCGTAATGATGGCTTAAAAGGAATCAAGAAGACTTATGGGTTAGACGTGACTGCAAAGTCGATGGAGCCGGCGCTACGCTATGAAGCTATCAGTAAGGGGAAAATCAACTTGGTAGATGCCTATGCGACGGATAGTGAATTACGGCAGTATCACTTGGCCTTATTGAAGGATAACAAGCACTTCTTCCCAACGTATCAAGGGGCACCGTTGATGAAGACGAGCTTTGCCAACAAACATCCTAAGGTCGTTAAAGCGTTGAATAAGTTAGCAGGAAAGATTTCAGAAACTGATATGCAAGAAATGAACTATGAAGTCAATGTTAAGAAGCAGTCCGCTTCGACGGTTGCACATCGCTATCTTGTGAAGCACGGTTTATTGAAGGAGGGACGTTAA
- a CDS encoding ABC transporter ATP-binding protein, with protein sequence MTTAIEFQHVQKDFNGQTVIPDLNLTIDQGELFILVGTSGSGKTTSLKMINCLEPLTAGKILVNGTDTTTIPVRSLRWQMGYVLQQIALFPTMTVAQNIAVIPEMKGTAKKEINQTIDELLAEVGLDPKEYRDRMPSELSGGEQQRIGILRAIAAQPDIVLMDEPFSALDPISRQQLQDLVLRLHARYHNTIVFVTHDMNEALKLGDRIGVMQHGQLIQVDTPAALAQHPVNDFVRNFFGASRAKNVYDVYVGRVGLIQGYLTEKPSVASGRIQSLDVQATLRTAFTALTDHDYVAVTEENRVVGYLDSQRIVAYLSQHEEVS encoded by the coding sequence ATGACAACGGCAATTGAATTTCAACACGTCCAGAAAGACTTTAATGGGCAGACCGTGATTCCCGACCTTAATTTAACGATTGACCAGGGTGAGCTATTTATTTTGGTAGGGACTTCTGGGAGTGGCAAAACGACGTCACTTAAAATGATCAACTGCTTAGAGCCATTGACGGCTGGTAAAATCCTAGTTAATGGTACTGATACAACCACGATACCAGTCCGAAGTCTACGGTGGCAAATGGGGTATGTCTTACAGCAAATTGCCTTGTTCCCAACGATGACGGTGGCGCAAAATATCGCCGTGATTCCAGAAATGAAAGGGACAGCTAAGAAGGAAATTAATCAAACGATTGATGAGCTATTGGCGGAAGTTGGCCTCGATCCAAAGGAATACCGTGACCGGATGCCGTCAGAATTATCCGGTGGTGAGCAGCAACGCATCGGTATCTTACGGGCGATTGCGGCGCAACCAGATATTGTTTTGATGGATGAACCATTTAGTGCGTTAGACCCCATCTCGCGGCAACAATTGCAAGACTTGGTCTTACGGCTACACGCCCGCTATCACAACACGATCGTCTTCGTGACGCATGATATGAATGAGGCGTTGAAGTTGGGTGACCGGATCGGTGTCATGCAACACGGTCAGTTAATACAAGTCGATACGCCGGCTGCTCTGGCTCAGCATCCAGTGAACGACTTTGTGCGGAACTTCTTTGGCGCGAGCCGAGCTAAAAATGTCTATGATGTCTACGTTGGGCGTGTAGGGCTTATTCAGGGTTATCTCACAGAAAAACCCAGTGTTGCGAGTGGTCGGATTCAATCGTTAGACGTTCAAGCCACGTTACGCACCGCCTTTACGGCATTGACAGATCACGATTATGTGGCGGTCACGGAAGAAAATCGGGTTGTTGGCTATTTGGATAGCCAACGAATCGTGGCTTACTTGAGTCAACATGAAGAAGTATCTTAA